The genomic window AAATTTGATGTTTTTCAAGAGTTAGATTATAAATATCCTTTAATAGCAGATAAAAAAGCTACTAAATGGTTAGAAAATAATTTAATTTTAAATTTAAATTAGTGCCTTTTGCATGAAGGTATCGTACTTCAGATAACATAGGCTTGAGTGACATGAATAGGATGTTTTTGAAGTAATTTAATAACTACGTCGCAAAGCCAAGGAACGTTATATGTCATGTTTTTGAAAGTAAAAAGTTAGAAGAGAAGGAATAAAAGTGAAGCAAACAATATCTCCATTATTAGGAATAGGACTTATTATAATAGCATTGAATATAATGATAGAAAGGTTTATAACTCGGATACCTGACTGGATTGCAATACCGATACTATTAGTGGCTATTGTTCTGATAATAATTGGTGGACTCAAAGCAAAAGTAATAAAATAAAACACACAAAAAATAGGTATTATCCTTAGTATATTAATTATAAAGGTAATATATTTCATTTAAATTATATTAAGAATTATATAAAAAAGATGGTGCCACTTCTTATAACATACAAGTCCCGATATTTTACAAGAAATACGTAAAACATCAGGACTAGCCAAAACGTTATCTGCAACACCTGAAAAAACAGTTAAGCAATTTTAAGCGTGAGGTTATCGTATTAAGTTTAAAGGAGGACATTCAATGGTGATTCAAGCAGAATATCAAAATGTAGTTGATGAAGTAACACGAAAATGTAGTGAATATTTTTCTGATAGATTACTATCAATTTATGTAACAGGAAGTATCAGTACTAATGAAGCAATAATAAATGAATCAGATTTAGACTATTGGGGTTTTATTTCGAATGAAATTACAAAAGATGATGAACTATGGCTATCAGAAACAGAACAAGAAATCGATGAGAAATTTCAAATCTTTGATGGTGTTCATATTAATATTAAATCCATTGAATATTTGAAAGAAGATAAGTTTTGCAGGTTTATACTAAAATATAATTCTATATTGTACAAAGGTCATGATGTAATATCAGAAATTGAATCACAAGGAGTTGATTCATACTCACCAGATAAAACTGTTGCAAAATATAGATTGAAATTTGCAAGAAAGTGCTTAGAGGATGCTTTAGAAAACAAATGTCCTCAATGTTTAGAAAAAATTCCTAAAAATACTTACTTTGCATCAAGAAAATTTGCACGATATTTTGTTTTAGTAGAAGGGGCATATTTCTTAATGGCAAAGGGTAAATTTGAATCGTTTAAGCAAGAAATAGTAGTTAAACAATTGAAAGAAAACAGTATAGGCTTTGATGAAATTTTGGATTTAAGTCTTAAGATTATAACTGAACCTGAAGCGACTAAAATTAATCATCAGGAATTCATACGAATGATTCAACCCTTTACTGAATGGATGTTTGATGAAATTGAAAAAGCATAGTATAAAGAAAAATGACAGGTGCAACAGATAACATACCATTTACGAACACTACAAAAGAGTATATGTACCATCGTAAAATGGTCAACTTGTTATGCAACAGCTCAACTGTTTTGTTTTTAGGAGGTATTAAATTGTTCAAAAGAAAAAGAATTAATACTATTGTAGAAAAAAGAATTCAAAATAGTTTAGATAAATTGAGTATTTGTATACTTTAGCATATTAGGAATATCAAGTATGATTTTGCTAAAAGAGGTTTATTAACGAGCGTATAACAAAATATTTGCGCAAGGGTGCTTTAGGAAAGTAGAAGCTTAGGGTAGTGAGCACCACACTTTCTCACTAACCGAGTCAGTCGCTGCATTAGGCGTTCGCAGGCTCACAGCCATGAGCGACTCCTTGTAGAGCTCGAAGGCATCGCAAATACTAGATCGTTAGATGATATCCATATCAAGCTTTAGATAACTATTATAAGCTGATTATAGAATACATAAATTATATTGTAAATATTTTTTATTGGAGGGGTATATTGTGGGTTTTAGCAAAATATTTTGGGGGTTTATTTTTTTGTTTGATTTTAGATTCAATGGAGTTGATATAATTCCAGACTTTATTGGTTTTATATTAATTTATTTTGGGCTTCAAATGTTAGTTGAGAAAAACAATAATTTTGAGTTAGCTAAAAATTTAGCTTTTCCACTTATTTTTATTTCAGTATTTGACATATATCAGATTCAAAAACCAGAGAACAATATAATAACAATGTCAGGGATTGGACTGATTATTGGTGTAGTTTTTACAATTCTTAATTTAATTATGGTATATAGAATTTGTTTAGGAATTTCAGAGATGGCTAATGAAAGAAGTGAAAATGAACTTGCTACAAAGTCCATGAATAGGTGGATATTATATTTAATAAATCAAATTATAATTTGGTTCATGTCATTAACTAGTTCTGTTTTTAAGAACACCTTAGCTATTTTAGCATTATCAGTAATTATATTTTCCTTTGTTGTTTATATTTAATGCTTATGTTATTTAAGGAAGCAGGAGATACTTTAGAAAACTATAATGAGCAGTAATAATTTTTGATAGAAATGTGAAAATCAGGGACGCTATCTAACGCCGTTTTTGTGCAAATGTATGAAAACTTCATAAGAAAATTCAATATTGAAGATAAGACTATTTATTTAGGAAAGTCAGGATTAAATACTAATACAGAATCTGATGATGAATTTACATTTTTACTTCAAGTTAATCCTAAAGGTCAAATAAATTTTATATCTATGGAATGTTATATTGATATTACTAATGAAAGATTATCAATTGTTGAAAGGATAATTCAAAACATAAAAAAATCTTTGAAAATCAAATTATTATGTATACAGCTTAACTAAAATTAATACTAGAAAAATATTTTTGTTACAAGGAGGAAAGATAATGGAGCATTTTATGAGACTTTTCGAGGAACCTTTTGAATTGATAAGGTCTAAGAAAAAAATTATAGAAATAAGACTAAATGATGAGAAACGACAAAAAGTAAAAATTGGTGACACAATTATTTTTTCGAAGTTGCCCGATTGTGAGGAAAGATTAAAAGTGAAAGTTCTTGGATTATTACAATATTATACTTTTGAACAGCTATATGAGGATATACCTTTTAGTCATTTTGGATGTGAGGGAAAATCAATGGAATGGATGTTAGAAAAAACTTATGAAATTTATACTAAAAAGCAAGAAGAAAAATATGGGGCTCTAGGTATCAGAATAGAAGTGATTGATTAAAGATGTTTTATATGAAGATATTGTGCTTAGACCTACAGCGTATAACATGAGTTTACCATTATTCTACACATAAGACATAGTACGACGGTAAACTCAAGAACGTTATCTGTAATAGCTAAAAATTCATAAGGGGGAAAACATGATAAATGAAAAGAATAAAACTTTACTACTTATATTTATACCTTTTTTATGGGGATATATAATTAATATTTTAGATTGGAAAGTATCTATTATTGGTGATTTATATTTCAGACTTAATATAGTATGGGAAACTATATTGCAGGAATAGTATTCATAAGTAAGAAGATAATAAGATTATTTACAAATACAATCTCTAGCGAAGTTGTGATTATACTTTCATATAGTTTAATGATTACTATTTTTACTACTGGTTTCATATATAGAATTAAGAATAAAAATAATTGATTGGTTTGTAATTGTATTTTTTAGAAATAATTTATGTATCATTATAAAAATACATAGAAGTTTGATGAATATAGATTAAGTCCATAATATGTAATTCATAGAAATGGATATATGATTTTTTAAGGTAAGTAAAATTAATATAAATAAAATCAAAAAATCATTATAGGGAAATTTTAGCATTAAATGAGGTGGTAATATAATGGATTTTTATAGAGCAAGAGAAAAAGATTTTAAGTATATACAGCACGAGAAGAGTTTAATTCATAATACTGCTTTAATTGCATACGAAGGGGATAATGTTATTGGAACACTGGAATATGAGATAAATAATATAGAAGAAGCTGAAATTGTAAACTTTAGTATTTTCGAACTATGTAAGAAAGAATTAGCATTTAAAGGATTAATTGAAGAAATAATTTATTGGAATCCATACTTAAAAAGAATTATTTATAAAGAAGATAATAAAATCATAACAAAGGATGTTTTAAAGTATGCTGGATTTAGAGAAAATTCTATATGGCAATTGGATGTAGATAATAATATTGAAGTTTTTAGAATTGATATAGAAGAAATAACACCTCAACAGTTGACCGTTAGT from Caloranaerobacter sp. TR13 includes these protein-coding regions:
- a CDS encoding ASCH domain-containing protein, with amino-acid sequence MEHFMRLFEEPFELIRSKKKIIEIRLNDEKRQKVKIGDTIIFSKLPDCEERLKVKVLGLLQYYTFEQLYEDIPFSHFGCEGKSMEWMLEKTYEIYTKKQEEKYGALGIRIEVID